In the genome of Candidatus Sericytochromatia bacterium, the window CGTCTTCCCGAGCAAGTGAGGCTCCAGGGCCTGACAGAATTCCAGTTCGGTGCGGTCATCCATGGCGCTGGTCGGCTCGTCCATCAACCAGACCTCCGCCTGCTTGATCAGGGCCTGCGCGATCGCGATGGCCTGCCGCTGCCCGGTCGACAGGCCCTCGCCTCGCTCGCCGAGCGGCATGTCATAGCCCAGTGGATGGCGCCGGATGAAGGCATCCGCCCCGGCAATGCCGGCCGCCTTGAGGACCTCGGCATCACTGGCCTCCGGCCGGGCGATCGCGATGTTTTCCCTGACCGTTCCGCTGAAGAGAACGGGAGCCTGCGGCACGTAAGCCACCTGCGCCCGCAACTGGGCCGGGTCGATCTGCCGCAGGTCCACGCCGTCGAGCCGCAAGGAGCCCTGGCTGGGCGCAAACAGACCGATCAGCAGCTTCAGCAGCGTGCTCTTGCCGCTGCCGACCCGCCCCAGAATGGCCACGCGCTCGCCGGGACGGATCGTCAGGTTCAGCGCCTGAAGCACGGGCACGGGCGGATTGCCGGGGTAGGCGAAACTGAGTTCGCGCAGTTCGTAGGCCCCGCGGATCGCCGGGCGATCGAGGAAGGCCCGACCGAGGGGGCGCTCGGCCGGGGTGTCGAAAAACTTGTCGAGTGCCTTCATCGAGGCTCGCGTCAGGTTGGCACGACTCATGATCTGCGCCAGGCTGCCCATCGGGGCGATCGCCCGCCCGCTGAGCATGACGGCCGCGATCAGGGCACCCTGGCTGAGAGCGCCGCCCTCGATCGCCAGTACTCCGGCGACCACCACCCCGAGCGTCGTCAGTTGCTGGACGGACATGGCGATGTTGACCGCCAGTTGCTGGTGGAGGCGCACCCCCCAACCGCTCATCGCGGACGAGCCGACCTTCTCCCGCCAGCGTCGCCGCATGGTGCGTTCGGCGCCGAGGGCTCGCACGGCCTCGAGGGCCGTGACGGTCTCGACCAGGGAACCGAATTTTTCCTGACCATCGACATAGGAGGTCTGCGACAGTCGACTCAGGCGAAACTGAATGACCGCCCCGGCCAGCAAGACGACGGGGACGGCAGCCACCACCACCCAGAAACAGGGCGGGGCGAGTAGCAAGATGATGGCCATGAACAGAATCGCAAACGGCAGATCGACCAGCGCCAGCAAGGTGGCCGACGAGAAAAAGTCGTGGACCGTGTTGAACTCCTTCAGCATGTTGGCCATGGTGCCGGCCGAGCCGCGCCGGAATTCCAGGCGCACATCCAGCAGGTGGTCGAAGATGGAGCGACTGATCAGGACATCCAACCGGCGAGCCGCGATATCGACCAAACTGCCGCGCAGCAGACGAAACACCAGATCGAAGGCGTAGATCAGGGCACAGCCGATCGTCAGCGTCCAGAGCGTGGTCAGCGAATTGTTGGGGATGACCCGGTCGTACACGGTCATCACATAGAGTGAACTCGCCAAGGCGATCACGTTGGTCGCCACGGCCGCCACCACCACGTAGGCGTAAGTCCCACCCTCCCGGGCGAACACCGACCAGAACCAGTGGCCCCGCGCCTTTTTCAGGGTGTCGAGATCATCGCCCGCGGGAGGCTCTGGCAGCGGCGAGATGCGATAGAGGTGGC includes:
- a CDS encoding type I secretion system permease/ATPase, whose amino-acid sequence is MRPPRPHPPRNYREIALCLGWLAARSGRPLSPDRLLASLTDGRETRSGFDMEGLTAALRRTGLALEPLGLPRGEIGEAQLPCFVFADARGESVIGLAADAEGRLEARVFSGDSPDGEPADPGLAREAVDGHLYRISPLPEPPAGDDLDTLKKARGHWFWSVFAREGGTYAYVVVAAVATNVIALASSLYVMTVYDRVIPNNSLTTLWTLTIGCALIYAFDLVFRLLRGSLVDIAARRLDVLISRSIFDHLLDVRLEFRRGSAGTMANMLKEFNTVHDFFSSATLLALVDLPFAILFMAIILLLAPPCFWVVVAAVPVVLLAGAVIQFRLSRLSQTSYVDGQEKFGSLVETVTALEAVRALGAERTMRRRWREKVGSSAMSGWGVRLHQQLAVNIAMSVQQLTTLGVVVAGVLAIEGGALSQGALIAAVMLSGRAIAPMGSLAQIMSRANLTRASMKALDKFFDTPAERPLGRAFLDRPAIRGAYELRELSFAYPGNPPVPVLQALNLTIRPGERVAILGRVGSGKSTLLKLLIGLFAPSQGSLRLDGVDLRQIDPAQLRAQVAYVPQAPVLFSGTVRENIAIARPEASDAEVLKAAGIAGADAFIRRHPLGYDMPLGERGEGLSTGQRQAIAIAQALIKQAEVWLMDEPTSAMDDRTELEFCQALEPHLLGKTLVLVTHKPSMLELVDRLVIIDAGRVVMDGPKELVLQALRAGQVRTPERA